The nucleotide window GCCGTGCAGCACCCGGGCCTCGGGCTGACAGACCCACCGCACCAGCTCCGCCACCTCCCCGGCGTCGATGAGCCGACGCTTGGGCAGCCGGCGCATGAACGCCTCGCGAGCCAGGTCATCCAGCCGGTCCAGGGTACTCGCCCGGAACATCGGCGTGTCGGTGGCACCCGGGGCCACGCAGACGACCGTCACCGGCGCATGGACCAGCTCGGCGGCGAGCTGCCGGGCCATGAAGGCCACCGCCGCCTTGCTCATCCCATCCGCCATCCGGAAGGACGGGAAGGTCGCGAAGGCGCCGTCCACGCTCGAGAGCATCACCACCGTTCCATGGCCACGCTCCAGCATCCCGGGCAGCAACAGGCGCGTCAGCCACAACGGCCCCAGGCAATTGACCTGGAAGAAGCGCTCGTCCTCGGACGCCGCCGACCCGCCGCCATCCACCCGCACCGTCTCGGTCCCCACCGCGGCGTTGTTGATGAGGACATCCACCGGGCCCGGCAATGCGCGCACGAACTTCTGCACCTGGCTCCAGTCCCCCTGGTCCAGGCGCATCGCCCGATGACCCCGGTCCTCGCCGTCGTTCAGCTCCTGGAGCAGCGCCTGTGCTCGTTCGTGCCCACGGTGATAGGTGAACCAGACCCTGTCACCCTGGAGGGCCATCACCCGGGCAATCTCCGCGCCGATGCCGCTCGAGCCCCCGGTG belongs to Myxococcus fulvus and includes:
- a CDS encoding SDR family NAD(P)-dependent oxidoreductase, producing the protein MASHEVDESTRRTVLVTGGSSGIGAEIARVMALQGDRVWFTYHRGHERAQALLQELNDGEDRGHRAMRLDQGDWSQVQKFVRALPGPVDVLINNAAVGTETVRVDGGGSAASEDERFFQVNCLGPLWLTRLLLPGMLERGHGTVVMLSSVDGAFATFPSFRMADGMSKAAVAFMARQLAAELVHAPVTVVCVAPGATDTPMFRASTLDRLDDLAREAFMRRLPKRRLIDAGEVAELVRWVCQPEARVLHGAVLDASLGLGVHPGLMTGRGVDSSGGPGDESHREHPASSVRWEPERLHEGDPR